The nucleotide window TCCGGCCGAAGTCGTGCGGGGTGTCGTCCCACTCCCGCACCAGGCTGCCGTCGGCGTCCATCTCCTGCGCGTACACCAGGGCGGCGCCCGACCTTCGGTCGATCTCCACCCGGGCGTGCGGTTCGGCTCCGTCGGTGTGCCGGTAGGCGGTCAGCAACGCGGTCTCGATCGCCGCGAGAATCGTGTCGAACGGGATCTCCCGCTCGCGCTCGAGTGCGCGCAGCGCCGCGAGGTCGATGTTCACCTCTCCTCGTCCTCCACATCATCTTCGTCGTCGATGTCGTCTGAATCGTCGATCTCGTCGGAGTCATCCGCGTCGTCGAACTCGTCGTCCGGCTCACCGAGCTCGGCGAGCCGGGTGAACTCGACCTGCACGCGGCCGGGGCCCAGCTGGGCGTACGCCCAGGCGGCACGGCCGTCGTCGGTCTCCAGGTGCACGCCCTCGTCGTCGGCCGCGACCACCCGACCGGTCAACTGACGGTCACCGGCGGGCTGCTCGCCACGCTGGCCCGGCAGCGCGGCCGCGCCCCGGACGGTGACCTTGACCAGTCGGCCCACGTTGCGCCGCCAGTGGCGGGGCAGGGTGAGCGGCCGGTCGACGCCGGGCGAGCTGACCTCCAGCTGGTACTCGCCGGCGACGATGTCGCCACCGGCCTCCTCCGCGGCGTCGAGCGCGGCCGAGACCGCGCGGGATACGTCCGCCACGGCGTCCAGGTCGATCCCGCCGTCGGTGTCCACCATCACGCGCACCACGTGTCGGCGGCCGGCCCGGGAAACCGACAGGTCCTCCAGGTCGTAGCCGGCGTCGTTGACCACCGGCTCGATCACGGCCCGCAGTCGGGCTCGCCGCGCGGCAAGGTCACCGCCGCGGGGACCCGCGGCGTCGCGGGGTCGACCCGTCGGCCTGGTGGCACGGCCACGCTGCGTCATCTCCGCACCCTCTCCCTGGTCGACGGCGCGGGTCGTCCCGCCATGCCGGCACGCCACCGGAGTAGACACGCCGGTGGTTGCGCAGAGCGTAACGCGCCTGCCCGGCGGTGGACCGGGCGGCGCACCGACGCCGGTGACCCCCGGACCGGCGCGCATGGTGTTGACTTGGCCGGTGGGGAACGGCAGAACGACGCAGCGCGACCAAGCATCCGGACATAGCCGGCGAAAGCTCCTGAGTGCCGGGGCGCTGCTGGTGCTCGGTGGCGCCGTGATGCCGCTGACCGGCTGTGATCTTTTCGACCGCGACGATCAACCAACCCCACCGCCGCCCGACCCGCTGCGGCCGATGGTGGACGAGTCGCTCGCGCTTGCCGCCGCGTACCGGGCGAGCGCGATCGCGCATCCCGAACTCGCCGACCGGCTCAACCCGATCGCCGAGACGCACACCACGCACGCCACCGAGTTGGCCCGGGTGATCGGCGTGACAGTGCCGTCGGCGGCTTCCGCTGCCCCGACCAGCGCCCCGGCGGCCGATCCGAACGGGGCGCGCGCCGCCCTACGGGCGTTGGAGAAGACCGCCCAGCAGTCCGCCACCGCCGCCTGCGCCGCGGCGCCCGCGGAACGGGCGGCGCTGCTCGGGTCGATCGTCGCCGCCCGGGCCACCCACCAGGAGGCACTGAAGTGAGGCAGCCGTCCGCCGGGGAGGCGCTCGCCTCCGCCCTGTCCGCCGAGTACGCGGCCATCTACGCCTACGGACGGATCGGCGTCCGGCTCGGCGGAGCGGCACGGGACGCGGCACGCCAGGCGGAGGCCGCACACCGACGCCGGCGCGACGCGCTGGTGGTGCAGCTCACCACGGCCGGCGGCGTCGTCCCGCCCGACCGCGCCGGGTACACGCTGCCGTTCCCGGTCACCGACCGGGCGAGTGCCCTGCGGCTCGCCGCCGAGGTGGAGGAGCGCACTGCCGCGCACTGGCGGGCCGCCCTGGCGTCCACCACCGGCGCCGACCGGGACCAGGCGCTGGCCGCCCTGGTCGAGTACGCCGTGCGGGCCACCCGGTGGCGGAAGACGGCCGGCGTGACCCCGCTGACCGTCCCGTTTCCCGGTCGGCCGACCTGAACCGGCCCGCTCCGGTTGCGGTACGCATACCAGGTATGCATACTCCGTTGCCATGTCCATCCGTCACGGGTTGCTCGCCCTGCTCGAACGCGGTCAGATGTACGGCTACCAGCTGCGCGCCGCGTTCGAGGAGTCGACCGGCTCGACCTGGCCGCTGAACATCGGGCAGGTCTACACCACGCTGTCCCGGCTGGAACGGGACGGTCTGGTGCGCCCGCTGCCGGAGAGCGAGGCCGGGCAGCGCCCGTACGAGATCACCGACGCCGGCCGGGCGGACCTGGCGCTGTGGTTCGCCACCCCGATCAGCCGTACCGACCGACCCCGCGACGAGCTGGCGATCAAGTTGGCGCTGGCGCTGACCACCCCCGGGGTCGACGTCCGGTCGGTGGTGCAGGCCCAGCGCAGCGCGACCATGCGGGCCCTGCAGGAGCTGACCCGGTTGAAGTACGGCAGCGAACGGCCGGAGGACCTCCCCTGGCGCCTCGTGCTGGACTCGATGGTGTTCCAGGCCGAGGCCGAGGTGCGCTGGCTGGACCACTGCGAGACCAGTCTGGTGCGGCACCGGCCCAGCGGCCCGGCGCCTCCCCCGCCGCCCCGACCGGGTGACGCCGACGCGCGGGACGCGGCTCGATGGGCCGGCGAGGAGGCACGACGGTGAGCGGGTCGGACGACGCGGTGCTGGAGCTACGCGCCGTCCACCGCACCCACGGCGTCGGGCCGGCGTCGGTGCACGCGC belongs to Micromonospora ureilytica and includes:
- a CDS encoding ferritin-like domain-containing protein translates to MRQPSAGEALASALSAEYAAIYAYGRIGVRLGGAARDAARQAEAAHRRRRDALVVQLTTAGGVVPPDRAGYTLPFPVTDRASALRLAAEVEERTAAHWRAALASTTGADRDQALAALVEYAVRATRWRKTAGVTPLTVPFPGRPT
- the rimP gene encoding ribosome maturation factor RimP, whose protein sequence is MTQRGRATRPTGRPRDAAGPRGGDLAARRARLRAVIEPVVNDAGYDLEDLSVSRAGRRHVVRVMVDTDGGIDLDAVADVSRAVSAALDAAEEAGGDIVAGEYQLEVSSPGVDRPLTLPRHWRRNVGRLVKVTVRGAAALPGQRGEQPAGDRQLTGRVVAADDEGVHLETDDGRAAWAYAQLGPGRVQVEFTRLAELGEPDDEFDDADDSDEIDDSDDIDDEDDVEDEER
- a CDS encoding PadR family transcriptional regulator, with the protein product MSIRHGLLALLERGQMYGYQLRAAFEESTGSTWPLNIGQVYTTLSRLERDGLVRPLPESEAGQRPYEITDAGRADLALWFATPISRTDRPRDELAIKLALALTTPGVDVRSVVQAQRSATMRALQELTRLKYGSERPEDLPWRLVLDSMVFQAEAEVRWLDHCETSLVRHRPSGPAPPPPPRPGDADARDAARWAGEEARR